A single Muntiacus reevesi chromosome 9, mMunRee1.1, whole genome shotgun sequence DNA region contains:
- the LOC136175267 gene encoding olfactory receptor 4C16-like, which yields MQLKNNVTEFILLGLTQDPVRKKIVFVIFLIFYLGILLGNTLIIVTIKTSRALGSPMYFFLFHLSVYDACFSTSIAPRMIADALLKNAAISFSECMIQVFTFHFFGSLEIFILVLMAVDRYVAICKPLHYTTIMSHRVCGVLMSLAWLGSCVHSSAQIFLVLSLPFCGPNVIDHYFCDLQPLLKLACTDTYVTNFLLVSNSGAICTVSFVMLVLSYAVILHSLRNHSTEGRKKALSTCISHIIVVVLFFVPCIFVYTRPATTFSMDKMIAVFYTIGTPLFNPLIYTLRNAEVKNALRMLWSKKLMPDDKR from the coding sequence ATGCAGCTGAAAAATAATGTGACTGAGTTTATTCTGCTTGGGTTGACACAAGATCCTGTTAGGAAGAAAATAGtgtttgtcattttcttgattttctacttgGGGATATTGCTGGGTAACACGCTGATTATTGTCACCATCAAGACCAGCAGGGCACTTGGGAGTccaatgtatttcttccttttccacttaTCCGTATATGATGCCTGCTTCTCTACTTCCATAGCTCCTAGGATGATTGCTGATGCCCTTCTGAAGAATGCCGCTATCTCTTTCAGTGAGTGCATGATCCAAGTCTTTACATTCCATTTCTTTGGCTCCCTAGAGATCTTCATCCTTGTCCTCATGGCtgttgaccgctatgtggccatctgtaagcctctaCACTACACGACCATCATGAGTCATCGAGTCTGTGGTGTGCTAATGTCCCTGGCCTGGTTGGGGTCCTGCGTACATTCATCAGCTCAGATTTTTCTAGTCTTGAGTCTGCCTTTCTGCGGTCCCAATGTAATTGATCACTACTTCTGTGACTTGCAGCCTTTGTTGAAACTTGCCTGTACAGACACCTATGTGACCAACTTCCTCTTGGTGTCCAACAGTGGGGCCATCTGCACAGTGAGTTTTGTCATGCTGGTGTTATCCTATGCCGTCATCTTGCACTCTCTGAGAAACCACAGCACTGAGGGGAGGaaaaaagccctctccacctgcatcTCGCACATCATCGTGGTTGTCTTGTTCTTTGTTCCTTGCATATTTGTATACACTCGCCCGGCTACCACCTTCTCCATGGATAAGATGATAGCTGTGTTTTATACAATTGGGACACCTTTGTTCAACCCTCTGATTTATACTCTGaggaatgcagaagtgaaaaatgccCTGAGGATGTTATGGAGTAAGAAGTTGATGCCAGATGACAAAAGATGA